In the genome of Rhodoflexus caldus, one region contains:
- a CDS encoding dihydrofolate reductase, translating to MRISAIVAVADNGVIGQDGRLPWHLPADLQYFKRLTMGHHILMGRKTFESIGKPLPGRKSLVISRNVNLELPGAAVFTNIPDAICEAQKNGEDELFVIGGAEIFAAAMPYLHRLYLTHVHTEATGDVYMPPIGDDWVEIQRESHRADEKNTYPYTFVTLVRNFS from the coding sequence ATGCGGATTTCTGCAATTGTAGCTGTTGCCGACAATGGCGTAATAGGGCAGGATGGACGCTTGCCTTGGCATTTACCGGCCGACCTCCAATATTTTAAACGATTAACAATGGGGCATCATATACTCATGGGGCGGAAAACTTTTGAGTCTATCGGCAAACCTTTGCCCGGGCGAAAATCGCTGGTTATTTCGCGTAATGTCAATTTGGAGTTGCCCGGTGCAGCAGTCTTTACCAATATTCCCGATGCTATTTGTGAAGCGCAAAAAAACGGCGAAGATGAGCTTTTTGTTATTGGCGGGGCTGAAATTTTTGCCGCTGCCATGCCCTATTTGCACCGTTTGTACCTTACGCACGTGCACACAGAGGCCACAGGCGATGTTTACATGCCCCCCATAGGCGATGATTGGGTAGAAATTCAAAGAGAATCGCATCGGGCCGATGAAAAAAACACTTATCCTTATACCTTTGTTACATTAGTACGCAATTTCAGCTGA
- a CDS encoding (Fe-S)-binding protein, with protein MENGTLQIPVMAELAAQGKTPEVLFWVGCAGSFDDRYKRVTSAMVKILNKVNVSFAVLGTEESCTGDPAKRAGNEFLFQMQALSNIQVLNGYGIKKVVTACPHCFNTIKNEYPSLGGNYEVLHHSEFLQQLINQGKIRMKEGGSFKGKKITYHDSCYLGRANDIYEAPRQVLEALDAELVEMRRCRSKGLCCGAGGAQMFKEAEHGKKEINIERVEEALNTGAEVIAAACPFCMTMMSDGVKNKNREGEVKVLDLAELIEAGL; from the coding sequence ATGGAAAACGGAACTTTGCAAATACCTGTGATGGCAGAACTGGCTGCACAGGGTAAAACTCCCGAAGTATTATTCTGGGTAGGTTGTGCCGGCTCTTTTGATGACCGCTACAAGCGGGTTACATCGGCAATGGTCAAAATTCTGAACAAGGTAAACGTTAGTTTTGCAGTATTGGGCACCGAAGAGTCCTGTACGGGCGACCCTGCCAAACGCGCCGGTAACGAGTTTCTTTTCCAGATGCAGGCTTTGAGCAATATTCAGGTGTTGAACGGATACGGCATCAAAAAAGTCGTAACTGCCTGTCCGCACTGCTTCAATACGATTAAAAACGAGTATCCTTCGTTAGGGGGTAACTACGAAGTGCTGCACCACTCCGAATTTTTGCAACAACTGATTAATCAGGGGAAAATTCGCATGAAAGAAGGCGGCAGTTTCAAAGGAAAAAAAATCACTTATCACGACTCTTGTTATTTGGGGCGTGCCAATGACATCTACGAAGCGCCGCGTCAGGTTTTGGAAGCACTTGATGCCGAACTTGTAGAAATGAGACGCTGCCGCAGCAAAGGGCTTTGCTGTGGTGCCGGTGGCGCACAAATGTTCAAAGAAGCCGAACACGGCAAAAAGGAGATTAATATTGAACGGGTAGAGGAAGCGTTGAATACCGGTGCGGAAGTGATAGCGGCAGCCTGTCCGTTCTGCATGACGATGATGAGTGATGGGGTAAAAAACAAAAATCGCGAAGGAGAAGTCAAAGTCCTCGACCTTGCCGAGCTGATTGAAGCCGGTTTGTAA
- a CDS encoding head GIN domain-containing protein: MKSLISIIGIYLFAAVIAFAQKKEERNLEAFNRLSVNGSFHVTLQKGNRESVSISAEGIDLQDIETEVSGNSLAIGTKPRTGWRSSYRVDIVVTYRELNEINSSGASRIYWQESLKADRIRLTQSGSGSMEGVVAGGTVVVDNSGSGKLTLSGSADECDFTISGSGRLLAAGLTSKEIRVAISGSGDAEIHVTESLKANVSGSGKIRYKGEPKREITNVSGSGSVRKM; this comes from the coding sequence ATGAAATCACTCATCAGCATCATAGGCATTTATTTGTTTGCCGCTGTCATTGCATTTGCGCAGAAAAAAGAGGAGCGCAATTTAGAGGCTTTTAATCGTTTATCTGTCAATGGTTCGTTCCACGTAACCCTGCAAAAAGGCAACAGGGAAAGCGTCAGCATCTCTGCCGAAGGCATTGACTTACAGGATATTGAAACCGAAGTAAGCGGCAACAGTCTTGCTATCGGCACCAAACCGCGAACGGGTTGGCGCAGCAGCTACCGCGTAGATATTGTAGTTACTTACCGCGAACTGAACGAAATCAACAGTTCGGGAGCATCTCGCATTTATTGGCAAGAAAGCCTCAAAGCCGATAGAATCCGCCTGACCCAAAGCGGTTCGGGCAGCATGGAAGGCGTGGTAGCCGGCGGTACTGTTGTCGTAGATAATTCAGGCTCGGGCAAACTAACGCTTTCGGGCAGCGCTGACGAATGTGATTTTACCATTAGCGGCTCAGGAAGGCTACTTGCCGCGGGGCTGACAAGCAAGGAGATACGGGTTGCCATCAGCGGCTCGGGCGATGCAGAAATTCACGTTACCGAATCGCTGAAAGCCAACGTAAGTGGCTCGGGTAAGATTCGCTACAAAGGCGAGCCCAAGCGCGAGATTACCAATGTGTCGGGCTCGGGTTCTGTCAGAAAAATGTAA